One Urocitellus parryii isolate mUroPar1 chromosome 9, mUroPar1.hap1, whole genome shotgun sequence DNA segment encodes these proteins:
- the Net1 gene encoding neuroepithelial cell-transforming gene 1 protein isoform X1 — MELEPAAQNQPRPRRRSRRASVLNGDGAAGPSADTPRPELDGRYSLRRGSSFTFLTPGPHWDFTLKRKRREKDDDVVSLSSLDLKEPSNKRVRPLARVTSLANLISPVRNGAVRRFGQTIQSFTLRGDHRSPVSAQKSSSRSTVPTPAKRRSSVLWSEMLDISMKESLTTREIKRQEAIYEMSRGEQDLIEDLKLARKAYHDPMLKLSIMSEEELTHIFGDLDAYIPLHEDLLARLGEATKPDGTVEQIGHILVNWLPGLNAYKGYCSNQLAAKALLDQKKQDPRVQDFLQRCLESPFSRKLDLWSFLDIPRSRLVKYPLLLKEILRHTPKDHPDVQLLEEAVVIIQGVLSDINLKKGESECQYYIDKLEYLDEKQKDPRIEASKVLLCHGELKNKNGHKLYIFLFQDILVLTRPVTRNERHSYQVYRQPIPVQELVLEDLQDGDVRMGGSFRGAFGNSDKAKNIFRVRFQDPSPGQSHTLQANDVFHKQQWFNCIRTAIAPFQQAVSPPELQGLPELHEECEENNPSAGNLRAQRRASTVSSMMQVEGDENASEFSSSLQAADTKSAKAHRTQAGFRRARDKAQLCGKRKETLV, encoded by the exons ATATTCCCTTCGGAGAGGTAGCTCCTTCACATTTTTAACACCTGGCCCCCACTGGGACTTCACTTTG aaAAGAAAACGAAGAGAGAAAGATGATGATGTTGTGAGCCTTAGCAGCCTTGATCTGAAG GAGCCAAGCAATAAAAGAGTTCGACCTCTTGCTCGGGTCACATCCTTGGCAAACTTAATCTCTCCTGTAAGAAATGGAGCAGTCAGACGTTTTGGTCAAACAATacag TCGTTTACCCTTCGTGGTGATCACAGATCCCCAGTCTCTGCCCAGAAGTCATCTAGCAGATCAACAGTCCCAACACCAGCCAAGAGAAGAAGCAGTGTGCTATGGTCAGAGATGTTAGACATCAGCATGAAGGAGTCTTTGACCACCAGAGAAATCAAACGTCAGGAG GCAATATATGAAATGTCCCGGGGTGAACAGGATTTAATTGAGGATCTCAAGCTTGCAAGAAAG GCCTACCATGACCCCATGTTAAAGTTGTCTATCATGTCAGAAGAAGAACTCACACACATATTTGGTGATTTGGATGCTTATATACCTCTGCATGAAG ATTTGTTGGCAAGACTAGGAGAAGCCACCAAGCCTGATGGAACAGTGGAACAGATCGGGCACATTCTTGTGAACTGG TTACCAGGCTTGAATGCCTACAAAGGCTACTGCAGTAACCAGCTGGCAGCCAAAGCTCTTCTTGATCAAAAGAAACAAGATCCAAGAGTCCAAGACTTTCTCCAGCGATGTCTTGAGTCTCCCTTCAGCAGAAAACTAGATCTTTGGAGCTTCCTAGATATCCCTCGAAGTCGCCTAGTCAAATACCCTTTACtgttaaaagaaattcttagacACACTCCAAAAGACCACCCTGATGTTCAGCTTCTGGAGGAAGCA GTAGTGATAATACAAGGAGTTCTCTCCGATATCAACTTGAAGAAAGGTGAATCTGAGTGCCAGTATTACATTGACAAGCTAGAGTATCTGGATGAGAAACAGAAGGACCCTAGAATTGAAGCAAGTAAGGTGCTTCTGTGCCACGGGGAgttgaagaataaaaatggacAT AAACTTTACATATTCCTGTTTCAAGACATCTTGGTTCTGACCCGGCCTGTTACACGAAATGAGCGCCACTCCTACCAGGTTTACCGGCAGCCCATCCCAGTCCAGGAGCTGGTGCTAGAAGACCTGCAGGATGGGGATGTACGCATGGGAGGCTCCTTTCGAGGGGCTTTTGGCAACTCAGATAAAG ctaAAAATATCTTTAGAGTCCGCTTCCAAGACCCCTCTCCAGGCCAGTCTCACACTCTGCAAGCCAATGATGTATTCCATAAGCAGCAGTGGTTCAATTGTATCCGAACGGCCATTGCCCCTTTCCAGCAGGCCGTCAGTCCACCAGAGCTTCAGGGTTTGCCAGAGCTCCATGAAGAGTGTGAAGAGAACAACCCTTCTGCTGGGAACCTCAGAGCCCAGAGAAGGGCGTCCACAGTTTCCAGCATGATGCAGGTAGAAGGTGATGAAAACGCCTCAGAATTTAGCTCCAGCTTGCAGGCGGCAGACACCAAGAGTGCAAAAGCACACCGGACACAGGCTGGCTTCCGAAGAGCCAGAGACAAAGCCCAGCTCTGCGGCAAACGGAAGGAGACTTTGGTGTAA
- the Net1 gene encoding neuroepithelial cell-transforming gene 1 protein isoform X2, whose protein sequence is MVAHDDIGGLLPIKRTIRVLDVNNQSFREQEEPSNKRVRPLARVTSLANLISPVRNGAVRRFGQTIQSFTLRGDHRSPVSAQKSSSRSTVPTPAKRRSSVLWSEMLDISMKESLTTREIKRQEAIYEMSRGEQDLIEDLKLARKAYHDPMLKLSIMSEEELTHIFGDLDAYIPLHEDLLARLGEATKPDGTVEQIGHILVNWLPGLNAYKGYCSNQLAAKALLDQKKQDPRVQDFLQRCLESPFSRKLDLWSFLDIPRSRLVKYPLLLKEILRHTPKDHPDVQLLEEAVVIIQGVLSDINLKKGESECQYYIDKLEYLDEKQKDPRIEASKVLLCHGELKNKNGHKLYIFLFQDILVLTRPVTRNERHSYQVYRQPIPVQELVLEDLQDGDVRMGGSFRGAFGNSDKAKNIFRVRFQDPSPGQSHTLQANDVFHKQQWFNCIRTAIAPFQQAVSPPELQGLPELHEECEENNPSAGNLRAQRRASTVSSMMQVEGDENASEFSSSLQAADTKSAKAHRTQAGFRRARDKAQLCGKRKETLV, encoded by the exons ATGGTGGCGCATGATGATATTGGAGGTCTCTTACCTATTAAAAGGACTATCCGAGTCCTAGATGTTAATAACCAGTCCTTCAGAGAACAAGAG GAGCCAAGCAATAAAAGAGTTCGACCTCTTGCTCGGGTCACATCCTTGGCAAACTTAATCTCTCCTGTAAGAAATGGAGCAGTCAGACGTTTTGGTCAAACAATacag TCGTTTACCCTTCGTGGTGATCACAGATCCCCAGTCTCTGCCCAGAAGTCATCTAGCAGATCAACAGTCCCAACACCAGCCAAGAGAAGAAGCAGTGTGCTATGGTCAGAGATGTTAGACATCAGCATGAAGGAGTCTTTGACCACCAGAGAAATCAAACGTCAGGAG GCAATATATGAAATGTCCCGGGGTGAACAGGATTTAATTGAGGATCTCAAGCTTGCAAGAAAG GCCTACCATGACCCCATGTTAAAGTTGTCTATCATGTCAGAAGAAGAACTCACACACATATTTGGTGATTTGGATGCTTATATACCTCTGCATGAAG ATTTGTTGGCAAGACTAGGAGAAGCCACCAAGCCTGATGGAACAGTGGAACAGATCGGGCACATTCTTGTGAACTGG TTACCAGGCTTGAATGCCTACAAAGGCTACTGCAGTAACCAGCTGGCAGCCAAAGCTCTTCTTGATCAAAAGAAACAAGATCCAAGAGTCCAAGACTTTCTCCAGCGATGTCTTGAGTCTCCCTTCAGCAGAAAACTAGATCTTTGGAGCTTCCTAGATATCCCTCGAAGTCGCCTAGTCAAATACCCTTTACtgttaaaagaaattcttagacACACTCCAAAAGACCACCCTGATGTTCAGCTTCTGGAGGAAGCA GTAGTGATAATACAAGGAGTTCTCTCCGATATCAACTTGAAGAAAGGTGAATCTGAGTGCCAGTATTACATTGACAAGCTAGAGTATCTGGATGAGAAACAGAAGGACCCTAGAATTGAAGCAAGTAAGGTGCTTCTGTGCCACGGGGAgttgaagaataaaaatggacAT AAACTTTACATATTCCTGTTTCAAGACATCTTGGTTCTGACCCGGCCTGTTACACGAAATGAGCGCCACTCCTACCAGGTTTACCGGCAGCCCATCCCAGTCCAGGAGCTGGTGCTAGAAGACCTGCAGGATGGGGATGTACGCATGGGAGGCTCCTTTCGAGGGGCTTTTGGCAACTCAGATAAAG ctaAAAATATCTTTAGAGTCCGCTTCCAAGACCCCTCTCCAGGCCAGTCTCACACTCTGCAAGCCAATGATGTATTCCATAAGCAGCAGTGGTTCAATTGTATCCGAACGGCCATTGCCCCTTTCCAGCAGGCCGTCAGTCCACCAGAGCTTCAGGGTTTGCCAGAGCTCCATGAAGAGTGTGAAGAGAACAACCCTTCTGCTGGGAACCTCAGAGCCCAGAGAAGGGCGTCCACAGTTTCCAGCATGATGCAGGTAGAAGGTGATGAAAACGCCTCAGAATTTAGCTCCAGCTTGCAGGCGGCAGACACCAAGAGTGCAAAAGCACACCGGACACAGGCTGGCTTCCGAAGAGCCAGAGACAAAGCCCAGCTCTGCGGCAAACGGAAGGAGACTTTGGTGTAA